A single window of Mangifera indica cultivar Alphonso chromosome 18, CATAS_Mindica_2.1, whole genome shotgun sequence DNA harbors:
- the LOC123201356 gene encoding abscisic acid receptor PYL4-like — translation MISQKMPSNPPKSSLLLHRINNTATATATATTANMLCQKGFQKRFPLTSATPVPDTVSRYHFHSVGPNQFCSSFVQQIAAPVSTVWSVVRRFDNPQAYKHFVKSCHVINGNGDVGTVREVHVISGLPAENSTERLEILDDEHHVISFSVVGGDHRLANYKSVTTLHPSPTGNGTVVIESYVVDVPPGNTKEDTGVFVDTIVRCNLQSLSQIAENSARRNVNNTTAHLRE, via the coding sequence ATGATCTCTCAAAAAATGCCTTCGAATCCACCTAAATCCTCTCTTTTGCTCCACAGAATCAACaacacggccaccgccaccgcCACTGCCACCACAGCTAATATGCTTTGTCAGAAAGGCTTTCAAAAGCGATTCCCTTTAACATCTGCCACCCCCGTGCCCGACACCGTCTCACGTTATCACTTCCACTCCGTCGGTCCCAACCAGTTCTGCTCCTCTTTCGTCCAGCAGATCGCTGCTCCCGTCTCCACCGTCTGGTCAGTCGTTCGCCGCTTCGATAACCCACAAGCTTACAAACACTTTGTCAAGAGTTGTCACGTCATCAACGGGAACGGCGACGTCGGTACTGTCCGTGAGGTGCATGTCATCTCCGGACTCCCAGCCGAGAACAGCACCGAACGCTTGGAGATCCTAGACGATGAGCACCACGTTATCAGCTTCAGCGTGGTGGGAGGTGACCACAGACTCGCGAATTACAAGTCCGTTACAACACTCCACCCCTCACCTACGGGTAACGGAACGGTTGTTATCGAGTCGTACGTCGTGGACGTGCCACCGGGCAATACAAAAGAGGACACTGGCGTATTCGTCGACACCATCGTACGGTGTAACCTCCAGTCACTCTCTCAGATCGCCGAAAATTCAGCAAGACGCAACGTCAACAACACCACGGCCCATCTTCGTGAGTGA